The Nothobranchius furzeri strain GRZ-AD chromosome 6, NfurGRZ-RIMD1, whole genome shotgun sequence genome includes a region encoding these proteins:
- the LOC129153171 gene encoding uncharacterized protein translates to MARAESPREVFEEADEDVLITSVDESEDLLPGPDSQEMLVLPPSGQKPLMNKQRRLGVMPPKRVSLYGLVDSKPVRINPNGPWNAHVWERIVLVSDGTSHKGTRVARREKILQRITRSTLVKHFDCVRRDVSRGQTRLPCQLSHFREGDVDWCWISTPHNDYVQECEEPRRVVRMQPSPAKVDVPMQEVSPPEFDLRRQLQAAPSVQAIVPPVMNAINPHVYLYPGNLNMQYFPQFMPFNEAWFQGGC, encoded by the exons ATGGCCCGTGCAGAATCTCCACGTGAGGTATTTGAAGAAGCAGATGAGGATGTGCTGATTACCTCG gttGATGAATCAGAGGATCTATTGCCTGGCCCAGACTCtcaggagatgctggtgctgCCACCCAGTGGACAGAAGCCGCTGATGAACAAGCAACGTCGGCTTGGGGTGATGCCACCCAAGAGAGTTTCACTTTACGGGCTGGTGGATAGTAAACCTGTAAGAATAAACCCGAATGGACCGTGGAACGCACATGTTTGGGAACGTATTGTGTTGGTCTCTGATGGTACCAGTCATAAAGGGACTCGAGTGGCGAGGAGGGAGAAGATTCTTCAGAGAATTACACGCTCGACTCTAGTTAAGCATTTTGATTGTGTCAGGCGCGATGTGTCGCGGGGCCAGACGCGCTTGCCCTGTCAACTCTCACATTTCAGAGAAGGCGACGTAGATTGGTGCTGGATCAGTACACCCCACAACGACTACGTGCAGGAGTGCGAAGAACCAAGGCGTGTGGTCAGGATGCAACCATCACCTGCTAAAGTGGATGTTCCGATGCAGGAAGTGAGCCCTCCGGAGTTCGATCTGCGTCGGCAGCTTCAGGCCGCTCCGTCTGTCCAGGCCATAGTACCACCAGTGATGAATGCAATAAATCCACATGTTTACTTGTATCCAGGAAATTTGAATATGCAGTATTTCCCGCAGTTTATGCCATTTAACGAAGCTTGGTttcaaggggggtgttga